The genome window GGGCGCGTCCTCGGTCGCCTCCTCGAACACGTCGCGCAGTTGCTCTTCGGACTCGCCGTAGTACTTCGACATTATCTCCGGGCCGGAGATGGTGTGGAACTCGGCGTCTATCTCGTTGGCGACGGCTTTGGCGATGAGCGTCTTACCCGTTCCGGGCGGCCCGTGCAGGAGGACGCCCTTCGGCGGTTCGATGCCGAGGCGCTTGAACAGCTCCGGGTGGCGCATCGGCAGCTCGATCATCTCGCGGACCTGTTCGAGTTCGTTCTCGAGGCCGCCGATGTCCTCGTAGGTCACGTCCGGGCCGGTGCCGGAGTCGCCGCTCGCACCCTCGCGAATCTGCTCGGCGGGCTTCTCGCTGATCTCGACGGTCGTCGAGTCGTTGATGACGACCGTCCCCGACGGCTGGGTCGACGCGATCTTCAGCGGAACGGCCTGGCTCTGGTTCGACATGAAGCCGAAGCCGAGCGGGAGGCGGACCGTCTGGCCCTTGGTGACGGGCTGGCCGCCGAGTTCGCGGCGGATGAGCGCGTCGATGTTCCCGCGGATGCCGAGCCGCTGGGGGAGCGCGACTGTGACCCGCTTCGCGGGCTTGACGTCCGCTTTCTCGACGGTCACGCGGTCGTCGATGCCGACGTTCGCCTGCTGGCGGAGTCGGCCGTCGATGCGGATGACGCCCGATCCGCGGTCCTCCGGGTAGCCCGGCCAGACGCGCGCGATGGCCGCGCTCTCCTGGCCTTCGATGCGGATGAAGTCGCCGCCTTCGAGCCCCATCTCCTCGGCTACCTGCTTGTCGATGGCCGCCAGTCCGCGACCGGCGTCTTTCTGTTTCAGTGGTTTGACTGTGAGCTTCATTTGGACACCGTGATAGTCAGTACACCGTTGTTGGTCTCAACTGTTGCGTCGGTCCCGGGCAGTTCGAACTCGAACTCGGTTTCGGACACCCGGTCGCCGTGGTCGACGACCACGATGGCCGTCGTCCCGACGACGTCTACGTCCACGGCGTCGTCGGCGACGCCGAGTTCCGCAGCGATGACCCAACTGTCGTCGTACTCGTATCGGCGGATGAACCGCTCGCCGCCGGCTGATTGTTGAACACTCATTGGGTGATTCCTAACCCCAAGTTAGGCACGCAGGTATTTAAACATTTCTTCGCCTAATCGCAGTACACCGGCCGATTTGGCCAACTGCGGTGGAATTGTGGTTCACACGAGAGTAGTCGGTGTGAGTCACTCCGAACGGCGCGGAGATACCGGGGCGACCCGACGCACGGATGCGTTTATCACGAGCGCCACGAAAACACATCACATGAACACGTGTACGCACCACGGACGCGAGACCGCCTACCGCGTCTCCGGCGGAGACGCCGGCGACTCCGAGAACGCGGGGCTGCTCTGTATCCACGGCAGCGGCGGCTCACACGGCGTCTGGAAGTCGCAGTCCAGACTCGCCGACGAGCGGCCGGTCACGGCGCTGGACCTGAGCGGGCACGGCGAGAGCGACGACGTCGACGCCGACGCCGGATACGAAGCGCTGTCGGCGTACGTCTCCGACGTCGCCGCCGTCGCCGACGAGACCGACTGCCGCGTGCTCGTCGGCAACTCGTTGGGCGGCGCGGTGGCGATGCTCGCCGTCCTCGACGGGGCGGTCGACCCGGACGCGCTCGTTCTGACGGGGACGGGGGCGAAACTCGCCGTCCTCGACGACCTCCTGGTGTGGCTCGAAGAGGATTTCGACCGCGCCGTCGAGTTTCTACACGGCGAGGACCGCCTGTTCCACGACCCCGACGAGCGTTACCTCGACCTCTCTCGGGAGGCAATGCGCGAGGCCGGCCAGGAGGTCACCCACCGCGACTTCCTGAGTTGCCACACGTTCGACGTTCGGGACAAGTTGGGGAACATCGACGTGCCGACGCTGGCCGTCGTCGGCGAACACGACAAGCTGACGCCGCCGCGATACCACGAGTATCTCGCCGACGAGATTCCCGACGCCGAGATGGTCACCGTCGGCGACGCCGCGCATCTGGCGATGTTGGAGCAGCCCGAGGCGTTCAACGACGCGGTGTCGGCGTTTCTGGACGAGCGGGGAATCTAGCCGGGGACGCCGTAAGCCGAACCCGCTCGTCGTACCGCGAGCGAGTGAAACGAGCGAACGGCCTTTTTGGTCCAGATTTTCCAAGCGAGGGTGCCAAAGCGCACCCCACGGCAGTAAAAAAGGTGGGTCTAGTACAGCGAGTCCAACTCTTCCTCGACGTGGCTGTGCTCCTCCGCTGGGAACTCGCCGTTCTGCACCGCCTCGCGGTACGACGAGATCGCCGACTCCATCTCGCTGCGAACGTCACCGAACTGCGTAGCGAACGGCGGCGTGTAGTCGCTCATCCCGAGCACGTCGTCGACGACGAGCACCTGCCCGTCGCAGTCCGCTCCCGCGCCGATGCCGATAGTCGGAATCTCCAGTTCCTCGGTGACGCGGGCGGCGAGATTCGACGGAATGTGTTCGAGGACGAGCGAGAACGCGCCCGCGTCCTCGTGTGCCCGGGCGAGTTCGAGAATCTCCTTGGCCGCCTCCGGTGAGGTCCCCTGCCGGGCGTAGCCGACCGATTTGACCTGTTGCGGCGTCAGGCCGAGGTGCGCCATCACCGGGATACCCAACTGCGCGAGTCGTTCGGTGAGTTCGACGGTGTGGGGGCCGCTCTCCAGTTTCACCGCGTCGGCGTCGGCCTCTTTCAGCATTCGGCCGCAGTTCTCGATTCCCGACGCCTCGTCGACGCCGAAGGAGAGAAACGGCATGTCGGCGACGACCAGCGCGTCCTCGACCGCGCGGGCGACCGCGCCCGTCCGACTCGCCACTTCGTCGACCGTCACCGGGAGCGTCGACTCGTAGCCGAGGGCCGTGTTCCCCATGCTGTCGCCCACGAGGAGGATATCGATACCCGCCTCGTCGGCGACTGCGGCCGTCGGCGCGTCGTACGCCGTCAACATGGTTATCGTCTCCTCGCCCCCCATCGCGCGGATGTCCCGAACCGTTGGCATACCCGCCGTTGGCGCTCCCGAAAGTAAATACGTACGCCTATCGGCGGAGCTGTCGAGGGAGACGCCGGAGCGGACGGGCGTGCGGCAAACCGGCACACATTAAGGTTCGCGTGCGAACGTTCGCGCGTGCAACCCGTCGAGCGCTCGAACCCCGAAGGCGTCGACTTCGGGTGGGTGATGCAGGTGACGTTCGTCACGACGATTCTCGTCGGCGCGCCCGTCGTCGCCGCGCTGTCGACGACGGTGACGCTGCCGACGTGGGAGTCGCGCGTCTCCTTCGCCGTCCGCGTCGGCGCGATCATCTGGGTTCTCGTCGCGCTCAGCGCGTACGCGTACGCACGGCGCACCGACGCGGGAGACGGCGGGTCGAAGCCGGACGAGGCGGAGTCCGCGGACGACCTGTCGGACTGAGTCAGACGCCGGACGGTCCGCCGCCGACGTACCGGAACGCGACGCCCGCGCGCTCTGCGGTCCGTTCGTCCCGCGCGGAGTCGCCGACGAACAGCGCGTTCTCGGGGCCGACGCCCAGTTCCCGGAGCGTCGCCAACAGCGGTTCGGGGTCCGGCTTCCGCGTCGCCACCGAGTCGCGTCCGACGACGCTGTCGACGTACCCGGCGAGTTCGTGGACGTCGAGCGCGATTCGACAGGCGTCCTCGCAGTTGAGCGAGCAGACGCCGACGGGGACGGCGTGGTCGGCGACGCCGTCGGCCAGCGCCAGTCGCGTCGAGTTCCGCGCGCCGTCGCGCTCGTGGTCCGCGATGACGGCCTCGATTTCGGGGCGCATCTCCTCCTCGTCGGCCAAGTCGAGCATCGCCCAGAGGTCCATCCCCGCGGCGTCGACGCCGGCGTCGTCGAAGGCGGCTTCGGCGTCGGCGGCGACCCGGTTCCAGTCGACGAGCAGGTCGACGAGCGTCCCGTCGAGGTCGTAGACGACGGCGTCGTACGCCTCGAACACCGTCGAGTCGTCCGACAGCAGTCTGTCGAGGGAGTTTGCGGTCACTGTGTTCGACTGTGTTCGCTACCGAAAAGACGGCTTCGGTCGTTGAGGGGTGGCGTTCCGCCAGGTCCCGACGCTCAGTCGTCGAGGACGCCGCGCGCGATGATCTCTTTCTGTATCTCGCTGGTCCCCTCGTAGATGGTCGTGATCTTCGAGTCGCGGTAGAGACGCTCGACGTCGAACTCGGTGACGTAGCCGTAGCCGCCGTGAATCTGGACGGCCTCGTTGGAGACGTCGACGGCCGCCTCGCTGGCGTGGTACTTCGCCATCGCCGCCGCGACGCGGTTGTCCTCGCCGGCGTCTTCCTGTCTCGCGGCCTCGCGGACCATCAGTCTGGAGGCGTGGACCTGCGTCGCCATGTCGGCGAACTTGTGGCGGATGGACTGAATCGAGGCGATGGGCTCGTCGAACTGCTCGCGCTCGTGGGCGTACTCGCGGGCCTCGTCGAGCGCCGACTGGGCGAGTCCGACCGCCTGCGCGGCGATGCCGACGCGACCGCCGGTGAGGATGGTGAACGCCGCGGAGAGTCCCTTCCCTTCCTCGGTGAGCCGGTTCTCGGCGGGGATGCGCACGTCGTCGAACTTCAGACCGGTGGTGTCGCTGGCGCGGAGGCCGAGCTTCTTCTCCTTCTGTCCGACCTCGATTCCCGCCTCTTTGGGCACCAGAAACTGCGTCACCGACGAGGGGTCGTCGGGGTCGGTCTTCGCGAAGAGGATGCAGACCTCGCCGCGTTCGCCGTTCGTAATCCACTGCTTGTCGCCGTTGACGACGTACTCGTCGCCGTCGCGGATGGCCGTCGTCTCCATCTCCGCGGGGTTCGACCCCGCCTGCGGTTCCGAGAGCGCGAACATCCCCACCGGCCGACCGTGCGCCATGTCGGGGAGCCAGCGCTCTTTCTGGTCCTCGGTTCCGAAGGCGGCGATGCACTCGGTGGCGAGGCAGTGGACCGACAGCGCCGTCGCGACGGCGAGTTGGCCGTAGGCGACCTCCTCGTTGACGATGCTGTAAGTCGTCCGGTCGGCGTCGAAGCCGCCGTACTCCTCCGGGACGGTGAGACCCGTGAGGTCGAGGTCGGCCAGGCCGTCCCACACCTCCTCGGGGAACGTCTCGGTCTCGTCGGCCGCCCGCGCGGTGGGTCGAATCTCCTCGACGGCGAACTCCCGAACGACGTCGCGGATGGCTCGCTGCTCGCCGGTGAGCGACGAGTCCGCCCGTGTAGTTGCCATACGCTCGGATTCGGTCCCGGATGGAAAAAGATGACCGACTCGCCGTTCGACGCGGGCCGAACCGGTGGCGAGCTTACGTCTCCCGAAGCGACTCAGCGACCTCTTCCGGCGACGCCGACAGCCCGCCGCCCTGCGCGAACGTCGGACTGCCGCCGCCGCCGCCGCCGAACTCGTCGGTGATTTCGTCCACGACGTCGCCCGCGTCGACCTCGCCGTCGGTGGCGACGACGACGAACGTCGACCCTTGCTCACCCGCGACGGCGATAACATCGGCTCCGTCGCCGACGCGCGACTGCAGTTCGTCGCCCACTTCGTTCGGCCCGACCCCGGAGACGACGCCGACGCGCCACGTCGCCCCGTTTCGTTCGACGGTCGGCAGGGAGTCCAAGTCGGCGGCCAGCATCGCCGTCTTCGCCTCGCGTAGCTCGGCGGCCAGCTCCTCCTTGTCCGCTTTGAGCTTGGCGGCGAACTCGGGGAGCTCGACCACGCTCGTACCGAACGTCCGCGAAGCGTCGAGCGCGGCGCGCTTGACGTCGGCGCGGCGTTCGACGGCCTCGGGGCCGACGGCGAACTCGACGCGGGTCAGTCCCTCGCCGGGGTTCGACCGACCGAGCACCTCGACGGGGCCGATTTCTCGCGTGTTCGAGACGTGCGTTCCGCCGCAGGCCGCGACGTCCCACGGGTCGCCGCTGCTACCGCTTCCGACGCTCTCGTCTCCCCGCCGCGCCGCCGCACCGACAGTGACGACGCGAATCGAGTCGGCGTCGGCCATCACGCCCTCCTCGGTCTTCGTGTTGAACGCGATGTCCGGGTCGTCGAGCGCGTCCTCCAGCGTGCGCTGTTCCCACGTCACGGGGCGCGACTCCCAGACGGCGCGGTTGACCCGGCGTTCCAGCTCGACGAGCGTCTCGTCGTCGATGTCGGTCGTCGTGGTGAAGTCGACGCGCACCTTCTCGGGGCTGATGTCGAAGCCGCCGTAACCGAGTTCCGAGAGGAGGCCGCGTCCCGCGCCGTAGAGCACGTGACTCGCGGTGTGCGCCCGCATGCAGTACGTCCGAAACTCGTCGTCGATGTCGGCGGTGACGGTGTCGCCGGCCTCGAACGCGGGCGGTTCGTCGAGGACGTGGACGACCTCGCCTTCTCGACTCTGCACGTCGACGACGCGGACGCCGTCCAGCGTCCCTCTGTCGGCGGGTTGGCCGCCGCTCTCGGCGTAGAAGTACGTCTCAGAGAGCGTCACTTCGCGGCCGTCGACGGCGTCGACGGTCGTCTCGAACGTCCGAACGTCGGGGTGGGCAGGTGCGAGCGTGGTAGACATGGACGTGCCAAGACGGCACGCGGACAAAAAGCTACAGAAAGCTCCCGACTACTCGTCGGTCAGTTCGATACCGAGTCGGTCTTCGAGTTTGCGGACGACGGAGCCGCCGACGCCCGCACGCGTCGCTCGTCCCTCCTCGACCGCGACGAGGTCGCGCTCGCTCACGTCGAGTTCGGCTGCGAGGTCGCCGGTCGTCAGGCCGGCGTCCTCGCGGGCCTCGGCGACCCGGTCGCCGTAGTCGCGGACGAGATACGGGAGGCGGTCGCGTTCGTAGTTCGTCCCCTCCTCCTCCCAGTGCTTCGAGTCGCCCTTGCCGGCGTCGTACATCTTCGCCGCGCGCTGGGCGGCGCGCTTCTTTCGGCTGGGTTCGCTCTGGTCGCGGCCGCGCGACTGGTCGCGGTGTTTGCGCTCTTTGCTCTTGTTCTCGCCATGGCTGGCGCAGTCGGGACACACCATCAGCGTCGCGCCGGCGACGTTCTCCTGGCGGAGCCTCGAACTCTCCGTGCCGCAGAGTTCGCAGCTGCCGCCGTCGCCGCCGCCACCGCCGCTTCCGGTGGAGTACTTGGGCATACCCGCCATACTTGCTCTGCTGATTTAAACCCGTGCCCGGCGTGCGACGCGGCGGCCGACGGGGGAAGATCGGATTCAGTCGGCGGCCCCGGACTCAGTCGGCGGTCCGTGTGACCGGGTCGCTTCGTGACTCGGGGTCGGCGTTCTCGTCGACCGCGCCCCCGGCGGCGGACGCCTCCGCAGCGGGTTCCTCGGCCGGTGTCTCCTCGGGCGTCGACGCCGAATCGGACGCCGTCGGGATCAACCCGGGAGCGCCGCTCTGTCGAGTGACTGTCCGCATCGCCGTCTTCGGGAACTTGACGGCGACTTTCGCGCTCTCGGCGGCGAGGTCCCACGCGATTCGGTGCGCCATCCCTCGTCGGGTGCGCGACCAGCGGCCGGGGTGCGCCAACACGTAGAGGTGCGGGTAGCCGCCGGCTTCGAGCATCTCGGCGACCTCGGCGGTCGAGTGAAGCGTCCCCCAGCCGTCGACTTCGACGTCCCAGTCTCGGCCGGTGTCGGAGACGTACCGTAGCTCGTCGGTGCTGTTGCGCCCGGTGTCGATGGAGTACGCCCCTTCGCCGACGAGACCGTACGACTCCAGCGACGGTCCCTCCTCCCACATCGAGGCGTTGTGTTGCGGCGAGAGCGGACTGCCGTGCGCGCAGACGGTGTCGACCGGGACGAACGCGCGAAACGTCTCCAAGTTCCTCGCAAAGCGGTCGTGCGCGGCTTCGACGTCGCCTCGCGTCTTCGAGAGGTCTTCGTAGTGGTAGCCGACTTCGTGGCCCATCTCGACGAGTCGTCTCGCTTCCGGGCCGTCGAAGGTGTACGTCCGGAAGTAGTGGCTCGCCGAGATACCGCGGACCGCCTCGGCGTTCGCCATCGCGTACGACAGCTCCGCCCGTCGGTCGACGTCGTGGCGCATGATGACGAACCGCTCGGGCAACTCGCCTTCGTCGGCGAGTAGATACTCGCGGACGGTCAGGAACTCGTATCCCCCGGCCAGTGCCGCGTCGAGTAACCGCTCGTACTGTCGCATCGAGAAATCGACGAGTCTCACGGTCGGAACCCCACTGCCCGGCGTGTAGCCGAGCCATCGCGTTCGGTACCTGCCAATGCAGTCATACGAACTGAACTATTATCTCAGAGCACATTGTTAGTCGCCAACTGTTTTGTGCGGGGTGGCAAGTGGGCGACAGTGGGCGACGGTAGGCGACGACCGCTCGGCTCCAGCGCGTCGGTAGTCACGAGATAACGGCACTCATCCGTTCGATTTCGAAGTTTCGAGCCGTGCGAACGAGTGGCGAGGGGTAAGGCAAAAATCCCCGGTAGATGACACCTACCGGCGCGAATGCTGTCTCTCTTGGCATGTGAAGTGCCGTCCGCGCTCGTCCCCCTCTCGGTAGCCGAGAGCCCCGGCTTTTCGGTGTAGTTCTGGAAAGGATTGTGCGTGGGTGCTTGTCCCTTTGAGGGGTTAGCACCTGCATCGTACTCGGCGGCTACGCCGCCTCGTTTTCGGCGGAACGAAGTTCCGCCCTTGCGATGCGTGGGACCGGATTTGAACCGGCGGACCTCTACAGGACAGCGCCCTCAACGCTGCGCCGTTGGCCTGGCTTGGCTACCCACGCTCGCGCGTGTCTTACTGCACTCCTCCGTTTCGCACGGTTCGTTAAAAGCCCTTCCTTTCGACGGCGGCGTGCCGCCCGTTCGCAGTGTGGTGGTTTCCCCGATGCGTCGTCGCGTTCGCGGAGCGTCGGTGCGCCGACCAGGGGGCGTCGACAGAGCAACCGTTTTGATGCCCGAACACACAGTTCGAGCATGGAACTTCGTGTCAGAGACCACGTTCCGGCGACGACCGCCATCCTGACGCTCGTGTCGCTCGGCCTGGTCTTCGGCGCGGCGCTCGGTGCGATACCCGACGTGTTGCTTCCGACGGCCCCGCAACCGCTGTACGACGCGATTCCCCACGTCAACGCGGTCATCAGCACCGTCGCTATCGGGACGATTATCCTCGGCGTCCGCGCGATCCGCCGCGGCGACGTCGAGAGCCATCGGACGCTGATGCTCACCACCGTCGTGTTGTTCGCGACGTTTCTCGTCCTCTACCTGTACAAAGTTATCTCGCAGGGTACGCAGGAGTTCCCCGGTCCCGCCGCGGTAAATCAGTGGGTCTACCTGCCGACGCTCGCGGTTCACGTGATACTCGCTATCGTCTGCATCCCGCTTCTGTACTACGTGCTACTGTTGGCTCTGACCCGTCCCACTTCGCAGATTTACGGCACTCGACACAAGCGGATCGGGCGCGTCGCGGCGGCGCTGTGGCTCGTC of Haloprofundus halophilus contains these proteins:
- a CDS encoding DUF7127 family protein, encoding MSVQQSAGGERFIRRYEYDDSWVIAAELGVADDAVDVDVVGTTAIVVVDHGDRVSETEFEFELPGTDATVETNNGVLTITVSK
- a CDS encoding alpha/beta fold hydrolase, which translates into the protein MNTCTHHGRETAYRVSGGDAGDSENAGLLCIHGSGGSHGVWKSQSRLADERPVTALDLSGHGESDDVDADAGYEALSAYVSDVAAVADETDCRVLVGNSLGGAVAMLAVLDGAVDPDALVLTGTGAKLAVLDDLLVWLEEDFDRAVEFLHGEDRLFHDPDERYLDLSREAMREAGQEVTHRDFLSCHTFDVRDKLGNIDVPTLAVVGEHDKLTPPRYHEYLADEIPDAEMVTVGDAAHLAMLEQPEAFNDAVSAFLDERGI
- the panB gene encoding 3-methyl-2-oxobutanoate hydroxymethyltransferase codes for the protein MPTVRDIRAMGGEETITMLTAYDAPTAAVADEAGIDILLVGDSMGNTALGYESTLPVTVDEVASRTGAVARAVEDALVVADMPFLSFGVDEASGIENCGRMLKEADADAVKLESGPHTVELTERLAQLGIPVMAHLGLTPQQVKSVGYARQGTSPEAAKEILELARAHEDAGAFSLVLEHIPSNLAARVTEELEIPTIGIGAGADCDGQVLVVDDVLGMSDYTPPFATQFGDVRSEMESAISSYREAVQNGEFPAEEHSHVEEELDSLY
- a CDS encoding DUF5822 domain-containing protein; this encodes MQPVERSNPEGVDFGWVMQVTFVTTILVGAPVVAALSTTVTLPTWESRVSFAVRVGAIIWVLVALSAYAYARRTDAGDGGSKPDEAESADDLSD
- a CDS encoding HAD family hydrolase; its protein translation is MTANSLDRLLSDDSTVFEAYDAVVYDLDGTLVDLLVDWNRVAADAEAAFDDAGVDAAGMDLWAMLDLADEEEMRPEIEAVIADHERDGARNSTRLALADGVADHAVPVGVCSLNCEDACRIALDVHELAGYVDSVVGRDSVATRKPDPEPLLATLRELGVGPENALFVGDSARDERTAERAGVAFRYVGGGPSGV
- a CDS encoding acyl-CoA dehydrogenase family protein, producing the protein MATTRADSSLTGEQRAIRDVVREFAVEEIRPTARAADETETFPEEVWDGLADLDLTGLTVPEEYGGFDADRTTYSIVNEEVAYGQLAVATALSVHCLATECIAAFGTEDQKERWLPDMAHGRPVGMFALSEPQAGSNPAEMETTAIRDGDEYVVNGDKQWITNGERGEVCILFAKTDPDDPSSVTQFLVPKEAGIEVGQKEKKLGLRASDTTGLKFDDVRIPAENRLTEEGKGLSAAFTILTGGRVGIAAQAVGLAQSALDEAREYAHEREQFDEPIASIQSIRHKFADMATQVHASRLMVREAARQEDAGEDNRVAAAMAKYHASEAAVDVSNEAVQIHGGYGYVTEFDVERLYRDSKITTIYEGTSEIQKEIIARGVLDD
- a CDS encoding alanyl-tRNA editing protein, which produces MSTTLAPAHPDVRTFETTVDAVDGREVTLSETYFYAESGGQPADRGTLDGVRVVDVQSREGEVVHVLDEPPAFEAGDTVTADIDDEFRTYCMRAHTASHVLYGAGRGLLSELGYGGFDISPEKVRVDFTTTTDIDDETLVELERRVNRAVWESRPVTWEQRTLEDALDDPDIAFNTKTEEGVMADADSIRVVTVGAAARRGDESVGSGSSGDPWDVAACGGTHVSNTREIGPVEVLGRSNPGEGLTRVEFAVGPEAVERRADVKRAALDASRTFGTSVVELPEFAAKLKADKEELAAELREAKTAMLAADLDSLPTVERNGATWRVGVVSGVGPNEVGDELQSRVGDGADVIAVAGEQGSTFVVVATDGEVDAGDVVDEITDEFGGGGGGSPTFAQGGGLSASPEEVAESLRET
- a CDS encoding helix-turn-helix domain-containing protein is translated as MPKYSTGSGGGGGDGGSCELCGTESSRLRQENVAGATLMVCPDCASHGENKSKERKHRDQSRGRDQSEPSRKKRAAQRAAKMYDAGKGDSKHWEEEGTNYERDRLPYLVRDYGDRVAEAREDAGLTTGDLAAELDVSERDLVAVEEGRATRAGVGGSVVRKLEDRLGIELTDE
- a CDS encoding DUF420 domain-containing protein, producing the protein MELRVRDHVPATTAILTLVSLGLVFGAALGAIPDVLLPTAPQPLYDAIPHVNAVISTVAIGTIILGVRAIRRGDVESHRTLMLTTVVLFATFLVLYLYKVISQGTQEFPGPAAVNQWVYLPTLAVHVILAIVCIPLLYYVLLLALTRPTSQIYGTRHKRIGRVAAALWLVSFVLGNVVYVLLYVVY